One window of Sphingomonas sp. KC8 genomic DNA carries:
- a CDS encoding oxidoreductase, translating to MHKWGENDIPDLTGKRVLITGGASGIGLEAARALAQHGADVIVADRNEQIGRTIPDRIRALRADARISFRPLDLSHLQTVRDFAASMIAEGEPLDILINNAGIQPISDRRTSADGFELTFAIGHLGHFTLTGLLLPLLNAAPSPRVVTVSSMVHGQGGFDWADLQIERGYRAQRAYNQTKLANLLFAREFQRRIDDAGGKIKSIAVHPGVAQTSIGDNRKQLGKFGLGDYVVSSILTVVMPYLGQPAAAGALPTLYAATAPDAAGGGFYGPDGFGEMKGAPGPARIKPAAQDMAIARKLWDLTEQMTGVRITP from the coding sequence ATGCACAAATGGGGCGAAAACGACATTCCCGATCTGACGGGCAAGCGCGTGCTGATCACCGGCGGCGCCAGCGGCATTGGCCTGGAAGCCGCAAGGGCGCTGGCCCAGCATGGCGCAGACGTGATCGTGGCCGACCGGAACGAACAGATCGGCCGGACGATTCCAGACCGCATCCGCGCGCTGCGCGCAGACGCCCGGATATCGTTCCGACCCCTCGATCTGAGCCATTTGCAGACGGTGCGGGATTTTGCCGCGTCGATGATCGCCGAGGGCGAACCGCTCGATATCCTGATCAACAACGCCGGCATCCAGCCGATCAGCGACCGGCGCACCAGCGCCGATGGGTTCGAACTGACTTTCGCGATCGGGCATCTGGGCCATTTCACCCTGACCGGCCTCTTGCTGCCGCTGCTGAATGCGGCGCCGTCGCCGCGCGTGGTGACGGTATCGAGCATGGTGCACGGGCAAGGCGGGTTCGACTGGGCCGATCTGCAGATCGAACGGGGCTATCGCGCCCAGCGCGCCTATAATCAGACGAAGCTCGCCAACCTGCTGTTCGCCCGCGAATTTCAACGCCGGATCGACGACGCCGGCGGCAAGATCAAAAGCATCGCCGTCCATCCCGGCGTGGCGCAGACGTCGATCGGCGACAACCGCAAGCAATTGGGCAAATTCGGGCTGGGCGATTATGTCGTCAGTTCGATCCTGACGGTAGTGATGCCCTATCTGGGGCAGCCGGCGGCCGCCGGCGCCCTGCCGACCTTATATGCCGCCACCGCGCCGGACGCGGCGGGCGGCGGATTTTACGGCCCCGACGGGTTCGGTGAAATGAAGGGCGCACCCGGCCCGGCCCGGATCAAACCGGCGGCCCAGGACATGGCGATCGCCCGGAAGCTGTGGGATCTGACCGAACAGATGACCGGCGTCCGAATTACGCCCTGA
- a CDS encoding MFS transporter, translating to MATSAASEPALTRSAPSAAYRWYVVIVLSLAYCFSAIDARVLTLLVIPIKQDLGLSDFQISLLQGFAFALLYSVAAIPIGRLVDTSRNRTRPIVWGVLFWSMMTMLCGLARSFGALFAARIGVGVGEATLSPTAYSLISDYFDSRRRALAISVYAIGYPIGGGLALIIGGALLHYFTGIGGGILPVIGALAPWQMVFIVVGLPGAIIALLLLTIREPERRELAKGYEGRAMPLAETFSYLRANWPLYGVLIGTISLIGMLSIGVSLWYPTFLIRTYGMTIGQVGLYYGMVMLVCGAVGTLMGGWLSGRLMRAGRADANLQIVLVTTVLKALPLIVGPLMPNATLALAFMAVGTLIGQAAQGVIISAIQDVTPNQLRGQVMALTLLCVNLVGLGLGASFIAAITDFGFGDEGAIRYSIALAGAILLPVIVGLLLVGLPIYRKALEARA from the coding sequence ATGGCGACTTCGGCAGCATCGGAACCAGCCCTGACGCGCAGCGCGCCGAGTGCCGCGTATCGCTGGTATGTCGTGATCGTCCTGTCGCTGGCTTATTGCTTCAGCGCGATCGACGCGCGCGTCCTCACCTTGCTGGTGATCCCGATCAAGCAGGATCTGGGGTTGAGCGATTTCCAGATCAGCCTGTTGCAGGGGTTCGCCTTCGCCCTGCTTTACAGCGTGGCGGCCATCCCGATCGGCCGGCTGGTGGATACCAGCCGCAACCGCACCCGGCCGATCGTGTGGGGGGTGCTGTTCTGGTCGATGATGACGATGCTGTGCGGGCTGGCGCGCAGTTTCGGCGCGCTGTTCGCCGCGCGGATCGGCGTGGGGGTGGGCGAAGCGACGCTCAGCCCGACCGCTTATTCGCTGATCAGCGATTATTTCGATAGCCGGCGGCGCGCGCTGGCGATCAGCGTCTATGCGATCGGCTACCCGATCGGCGGCGGGCTGGCGCTGATCATCGGCGGCGCGTTGCTCCATTATTTCACCGGGATCGGCGGCGGCATCCTGCCGGTGATCGGGGCGCTGGCGCCGTGGCAGATGGTGTTCATCGTCGTCGGCCTGCCCGGCGCGATTATCGCCCTGCTGCTGCTGACGATCCGCGAACCGGAACGGCGCGAACTGGCCAAAGGGTATGAAGGCCGGGCCATGCCCTTGGCGGAAACCTTCAGCTATCTGCGGGCGAACTGGCCGCTTTATGGCGTGCTGATCGGCACGATCTCGCTGATCGGGATGCTTTCGATCGGGGTGTCGCTCTGGTATCCGACCTTCCTGATCCGCACCTATGGCATGACGATCGGCCAGGTCGGCCTCTATTACGGCATGGTCATGCTGGTTTGCGGGGCTGTCGGCACGCTGATGGGCGGCTGGCTTTCGGGCCGGCTGATGCGCGCCGGCCGGGCGGACGCCAATCTGCAGATCGTGCTGGTGACGACCGTGCTGAAGGCGCTGCCGCTGATCGTCGGGCCGCTGATGCCCAATGCCACGCTGGCGCTGGCGTTCATGGCGGTCGGCACGCTGATCGGCCAGGCGGCGCAGGGCGTGATCATTTCGGCCATTCAGGATGTGACGCCCAACCAGCTGCGCGGTCAGGTGATGGCGCTGACCTTGCTGTGCGTCAATCTGGTCGGCCTTGGGCTGGGGGCCAGCTTCATCGCCGCGATCACCGATTTCGGTTTCGGCGATGAAGGCGCGATCCGTTATTCGATCGCGCTTGCCGGTGCGATCCTGCTGCCGGTGATCGTCGGCCTGCTGCTGGTCGGCCTGCCAATCTACCGCAAGGCGTTGGAGGCGCGGGCCTGA
- a CDS encoding SDR family NAD(P)-dependent oxidoreductase translates to MRDFKGRVAVITGGASGVGRAIGTQLAAQGARVVLADIDQARLDATAAEIAADTGGDVIGMQVDVTKAGSVDALADAVWARFGAVHLLFNNAGVGLGEAQRTIWSLPANDWHWGFDVNVFGVVYGIRAFVPRMLASGEEGVVINTSSANGGLRSLPNTPIYAASKAAVTSISEVLHQQLLREGGKVRAAVLFPGPHVVNTSILASKRNRPADYGDDDGNKPAYETMEDLVRTTGLKMALTEPEEVASFAIEGVRQGQFWLLPESADGDAKVIERTENLLARANPASAW, encoded by the coding sequence ATGCGCGATTTCAAGGGCCGTGTCGCGGTCATCACGGGCGGGGCGAGCGGGGTTGGCCGGGCGATCGGCACCCAGCTCGCGGCCCAAGGCGCACGCGTCGTGCTGGCCGATATCGATCAGGCGCGGCTGGATGCCACCGCAGCAGAGATTGCGGCGGACACCGGCGGCGATGTGATCGGCATGCAGGTCGATGTCACCAAGGCGGGTTCGGTTGATGCGCTGGCCGATGCGGTGTGGGCGCGGTTTGGCGCGGTGCATCTGCTGTTCAACAATGCCGGCGTGGGCTTGGGCGAGGCGCAGCGCACGATTTGGTCGCTGCCCGCCAACGATTGGCATTGGGGCTTCGACGTCAACGTGTTCGGCGTCGTCTATGGCATCCGGGCGTTCGTGCCGCGGATGCTGGCGTCGGGTGAAGAAGGGGTGGTGATCAACACCTCGTCGGCCAATGGTGGCCTGCGATCGCTGCCCAACACGCCGATCTATGCGGCGTCGAAGGCGGCGGTGACGAGCATCAGCGAAGTGCTGCACCAGCAATTGCTGCGCGAAGGCGGCAAGGTGCGCGCCGCCGTGCTGTTTCCGGGGCCGCATGTCGTGAACACGTCGATCCTTGCGTCCAAGCGCAATCGCCCGGCGGACTATGGCGACGATGACGGCAACAAGCCGGCTTATGAAACGATGGAGGATCTGGTTCGCACCACCGGCCTCAAGATGGCGTTGACCGAGCCGGAAGAAGTGGCGAGCTTCGCGATCGAAGGGGTGCGTCAGGGCCAATTCTGGCTGCTGCCCGAAAGCGCGGACGGGGACGCCAAAGTGATCGAACGAACGGAAAACCTGCTTGCGCGCGCCAATCCGGCGTCGGCCTGGTAA
- a CDS encoding acetoacetate decarboxylase family protein, which produces MAKLRFVQGPVATAATSGLNNTVRTVRALYEADPEIIHAMLPRPLVAAARPEIFLQFAHVAMHVTPETTIEIGALTLGVMCDYEGTPGGYVFHMAMEGETVVTGGRERFGEPKKIAETTFDKNGDHVRATCSRHGITYFEVEGTIGEDQGVPAPFEEYFYCYKGLPSISTPGEFDGDVYLTRLNWKRNYNLRRKFDGAIKFHESAYDPLVDVPIRRIVSLDYVEGATNTSGQLLRTVPGEWIAPFWVGRNDAPTNPGVDIALAGAKAA; this is translated from the coding sequence ATGGCCAAGCTACGTTTCGTTCAGGGCCCGGTCGCGACGGCCGCGACGTCGGGCCTCAACAATACGGTGCGCACCGTTCGCGCGCTGTATGAAGCCGATCCCGAAATTATCCATGCCATGCTGCCGCGCCCGCTGGTGGCGGCGGCGCGGCCCGAAATCTTCCTCCAGTTCGCGCATGTCGCGATGCACGTGACGCCGGAAACGACGATCGAGATCGGCGCGCTGACGTTGGGCGTGATGTGCGATTATGAAGGCACGCCCGGCGGCTATGTGTTCCACATGGCGATGGAGGGCGAAACCGTCGTCACCGGCGGGCGCGAACGCTTTGGCGAACCGAAGAAGATCGCGGAAACCACCTTCGACAAGAATGGCGATCATGTCCGCGCCACCTGCAGCCGCCACGGCATCACCTATTTCGAAGTGGAAGGCACGATCGGCGAAGATCAGGGCGTGCCCGCGCCGTTCGAGGAATATTTCTACTGTTACAAGGGCCTGCCATCGATCAGCACGCCGGGCGAGTTTGACGGCGACGTCTATCTGACCCGGCTGAACTGGAAGCGGAATTATAATCTGCGGCGCAAATTCGACGGCGCGATCAAATTCCATGAATCGGCATATGATCCGCTGGTCGACGTGCCGATCCGCCGCATTGTCAGCCTCGATTATGTCGAAGGGGCGACCAACACCAGCGGCCAGCTGCTGCGCACCGTGCCCGGCGAATGGATCGCACCGTTCTGGGTGGGGCGGAACGACGCGCCGACCAATCCCGGCGTCGATATCGCGCTGGCTGGCGCAAAGGCGGCCTGA